The following are encoded together in the Humulus lupulus chromosome 5, drHumLupu1.1, whole genome shotgun sequence genome:
- the LOC133778999 gene encoding uncharacterized protein LOC133778999, translating to MKEIEAKHAEEVKAVEARVAEELKAAEARVADLSEELRRCQESVVKIYAVKEKFKEASEINFKEASKLHDDLVISRKETVELEERTKLLEEANARNLEKFKGVTFNCFYLFWKNNPEENFDYLPEQVKKVELAKCAARLAEEQKAQESLEISLATDTEAVKDDARTTVDQQSQPDHTTAQ from the coding sequence ATGAAGGAGATCGAGGCCAAACATGCCGAAGAGGTGAAGGCGGTCGAGGCCAGAGTTGCCGAAGAGCTTAAGGCGGCCGAGGCTAGGGTTGCTGACCTGAGTGAGGAGCTAAGGAGATGCCAAGAGTCTGTGGTCAAAATTTATGCGgtcaaggagaagtttaaggaggcTTCAGAGATTAACTTCAAAGAAGCATCTAAACTTCACGATGACCTAGTAATCAGCCGAAAGGAAACCGTTGAGCTGGAGGAGCGAACAAAACTGCTCGAGGAAGCCAATGCTCGCaatctggagaagttcaaaggagTGACTTTCAATTGCTTCTActtgttctggaagaacaatccaGAGGAAAACTTTGACTATCTCCCCGAGCAAGTAAAGAAGGTTGAGCTGGCAAAGTGTGCTGCTCGTCTAGCGGAGGAACAGAAAGCTCAGGAGTCCCttgaaatctccttggcgactgACACTGAGGCTGTCAAAGATGATGCGAGGACCACCGTTGACCAGCAATCTCAGCCAGATCATACTACTGctcaataa